The Sphingomonas naphthae nucleotide sequence GTGTCGCTGCCCGCCTCGCGCATCGCCGCGCTCTACCTGCCGGCGCAGGGCGATACCGCCAAGGTGCGCAGCTGCCTCGGCTTCCTGGCCAAGCATCTCGGCGTCGATTCCGCCAACGGCCGCGCGCTCCACGCCGATTGACAAGCCTTGCCGGCCCTGTTCCGTGCGGCGCGGGCACAGGGAGGTTTCGATGCACGATCGCCGCGCGTTTCTGGGGATGACGGGCGCCGTGGCGCTGGCCGGGGCGGGCGAGGCATCGGCGCAGGGCATCGCGCTCGAACCCGGCTTCGATCGGGCGATGGGCGATTTCGCCTCCGCGCAGGCCACCTTCGGCCGGCTCTACGATATCGATCGCACCATCGCGAATTTCGACGCGGCTTATTATGGCGCGATGACCCGCCCGGTGCAGGCGATCTATGCCGAGAAGGTCGGCTGGGTGAACCGGGTCAACGCACTCTATCTGCGCAGCGCCGTCCCCGGCCATCCGCGCGATGCGGAGCTTGATCGCAGCCGCGCCGAGGTGGCCGGCCTGCTCGGCTGCAAGACGCAGGAGATCGCGCTCAGCACGGGCGGCACCGAGGCGCTCTATGCGCTCATCACCAATTATCGCCTGCTCAAGGCCGGCGATGCCGTGCTGCTGGCCGATGTCGATTATGACGAGATGCAATATGCGATGGAATATCTGAAGGAGAGCCGGGGCGCCGAGGTGGTGCGCTTCGACCTGCCCGAGCCGATGACCCGCGCCAACATCCTGTCGGCCTATGATCGCATCCTGCGCGACACGCCGCGCGCCAAGCTGTTGCTGCTCACCCACCTGTCCAACCGCAATGGGCTGGTGCCGCCGGTGCGCGAGATCGTGGCGATGGCCAAGGCGCGCGGCGTGGACGTGATCCTCGACAGCGCCCAGACCGTCGGCCACCTCGATTTCACGGTCGCCGATACCGGCGCGGACTTCATCGGCTTCTCGCTCCACAAATGGCTGGCCGCGCCGCTCGGCAATGGCGGCATCTACATTCGCGAGGGGCGGCTGGGCGACATCGCGCCGTACCTCGGCAACCGCATCCACGACGAGAGCGATATCCGCGCGCGCGTGCCCACCGGCACCGCCGACATCGCCGCGCGCCTCACCATCCCCGCCGCCGTCGCGATGCACCGCGCGATCGGGCCGAAGCGCAAGCTGGCGCACCTGCGCGCGCTCCGCGACCATTGGATCGCCGGGGTGCGCGAGGTGAAGGGCCTGCAATTGATGCTGCCCGACGAGCCCGACAACCACGGCTCGGTCAGCGCCTTCCGCCTGCCCGGCCAGCGCGACTGGGCGCAGGCGCAGGCGGTGCAGAAGCTGTTCCTCGACAAATATCGCCTGCTGGTGGTGGCGAAGAGGGGCCTCGCCTCCGGCCCGGTATTGCGGGTGACGCCGGCGCTGTTCAACACGACGGCGGAACTGGACCGGCTGATCGCCGCGATCCAGGCCGAGCGCGGGCTGTTCGCCTGATCTAACGCCGCAGCCCGTCCGCCTCCGCCATCAGCGCGCGGGCGGCCGTGACGCAGGGGCCGAGCCAGTCGCCCGGCGCATCGCCCGCCAGCGCGCGCGCCTGCATCGGCATTTCCAGCCCGATCGAGACGGTGCCGGGCAGGGCGGCGAGCCATTCCGCCAGCGGAAATTGGCCGGTGCCGGGGCACAGCCGCTCGGCCGCCGCCTCGTGCATATAGCTGTCCATCGTCCATTCGAGCAGACCGTCGCACAACTGGATATGGCCCACCTCGCCCGGATCGAGCGCCAGCAGATCGGCGGTCGTGCCGCCCGATCGGGCGAGGTGCAGCATATCGACCAGGATGGCGAAGCCCGGCCGATCGACATGGCGCACCAGCGCGCGGGCGGTCGCCAGATCGGGCACGCCCAGCATCGGCGCGAATTCCACCGTCGATCGCATCCCGCGTGCCTCGGCCATTTCGGCGTAGAGCGCGCATTGGTCGAAGGTGCGCTGCCTGTCCGGATCGAGGCTGGCGATGTTGGCGCAGGGCGCGCCGAGTTCGGCCAGCACGTCCAGCGCCGGCGCCGTGTCGCGCACGTCGCCGCCGGGGAAGAGCAGGCAGGCTTCGGCGATCGCGATCGAGACGGCGTTGGCGGCCAGCGCCGCCTTCACCTCGCGGCGGAGCGCCGCATCGTCGACCAGCGACCAATCGGGATAGACCCCCGGATTGACCACGAGCGGCCTCGGCCCGAGCCCGATCCGGGCGACGCCCAGATCGGCGGCCAGTTCGACGAAGGCGACCGGCGGCATCCCGAAGACGCTGATGAAGTCGATTCCCAGGCGATCCATGCGGCACCCCCACGGCAGTATCGGGGTGGCCTAATCGGTGCCCGGTCGCCCGTCACTTGCGCGCCGCCACTATCCGCCGGGGCGATCAAACCGCGCCCGGCCCGTGCGTCTCACTTCACCCAGTCGAGCCCGATCTCCTCGTAGAGCCCGCGATCCTCTTCCCACTTCGGGTTGACCTTCACATGCAGGAACAGGTGGACCTTGCGGCCGAGCAGGGTCGCCAGTTCCTCGCGCGCCTTCGATCCGATCTCCTTCAGCCGCACGCCGCGCTTGCCCAGCACGATCGCCTTCTGCGTGTCGCGGCCGACGAGGATCTGCTGGTGGATCGCGACCGACCCGTCCTTGCGCTCCTCGTACTTTTCCGTCTCGACCGCGCTGGCATAGGGCAGTTCGGCGTGGAGCTGGAGGTAGAGCTGTTCGCGCGTCACTTCGGCGGCCAGCATCCGGTCGGTCGCGTCGGACACCTGATCCTCGGGGAAGTGCCACGGCCCTTCCGGCATCCGCGCGGCGAGCGTCGCCTTCAGGTCGGCAAGGCCGTCGCCGGTGGTGGCGGAGACCATGAAGATGTCGGAGAATTCCATCGTCTCGTTGAGGCTCTGGGCCAGCGCCAGCAATTCCTCCTTGGGCGTCACGTCCACCTTGTTGAGGATCAGCAGCTTGGGCTCGCGTCGTGCCTTCAGCGCCTCGAGGATCGGCTCCAGCTTGCGGAACATGCCGGTCTTGGCATCGACTACCAGGCACAGCAGGTCGGCATCCTCGGCGCCGCCCCAAGCGGCGGCCACCATCGCCCGGTCGAGCCGGCGCCGCGCCTCGAAGATGCCGGGGGTGTCGACCAGCATGATCTGCGTGTCGCCGGCGATGGCGATGCCCATCAGGCGGGCGCGGGTCGTCTGCGGCTTGGGGCTGACGATCGCGACCTTCTGGCCGACGAGGGCGTTCACCAGCGTCGATTTGCCCGCGTTGGGGGCGCCGACGAGGCTGACGAGGCCGCAGCGCGTCTGCGGAGCCGGAGTAGGGGCGTCGGTCATCATTTCAGTCTTTCGAGCAGGGTGCGCGCGGCTTCGGATTCCGCCTCGCGCTTGGAGGCGCCTTCGCCGTTCGCTTCGGCGCCCGCCTTGCCGGGCAGAGCGACGCTGACGAGGAAGCGCGGGGCATGGTCGGGGCCGGAGCGGCGTTCGAGCGCATAGACGGGCGGGCGGCAGCGGTTGGCAGCGGCCCATTCCTGCAACGCCGCCTTGGGGTGGCGCGGCGCGCTCTCGCCGAGGAAAGGCGCGAAGGCCCGCTCGACGAACGGCCGCGCGGCATCGAGCCCGTTTTCCAGGAACAGCGCGCCGATCAGCGCTTCGACCGCGTCGCCGACGACATTGTCGCTGTGGATCACGCCATCGTCGCGCGCCTGCTTGCCCAGCACCAGCCGCTGCGGCACGCCGATGGCGCGGCCGACCTCGGCACAGGTCTCGCGACTGACGACGGCGTTGAGGCGGCGCGAGAGCGCGCCCTCGGGTTCGTCGGGGTGGATGCGGTAGAGCCAGGCGGCGGTCACCACCCCCAGCACCTTGTCGCCGAGGAACTCGAGCCGCTCGTAATTGGCGGACGTCTGCGAGGCGTGGGTCAGCGCGCGCAGGAAGAGGGCAGGATCGCGCGGGGCATGGCCGAGGGCGCTTTCGATCCAGGCGGTAAGATCGTCGTTCACCGCCGCGCCCTACAGCAAGACGGGCCCAGTGGGTAGGGGAGGGTGGGTAGGGGAGGGCCGGAACGCGCGCTCGCGCCCCGGCCCGCCGCCATCAGAAGCGGTAGCTCGTCGTCACCGACACGGAGTGGCGGTTGAAGTCGCTATAGCTGCGCTTCATGAAAGTGCCGGTCGCGTTGGTCAGCAGGAACGGGTTGGTCACCGGTGCCGCGCCGCGCTGGACGTCGACGACATAGTCGTTGTCCTTCAGGCTGGTGTACAGATACAGCACGCCGATCGAGAATTTGCCGATGCGCTGCTCGACGCCGCCGCCATAGGTATAGCCCCAGACATTGTCGCGCGCCTGGTTCAGGCGAGCATCGTCACCCTTGGGATCGATGAAGGCGTTCGCGCCGTTCGTCGTGCCGAAACGGTTGCGGACGCGGCCATAGGCGAGGCCGCCGGTGGCGTAGGCGAGCGTCGTCGGCTCGGCATCGAAGATCGCGACGGCATAGCCGGCGCGGGCGCGCAGGCTACCCTGGCCGCGCAGCGTGCGCGAGAAAGTGTAATTGGCGGGCGTCGTCGAGAAGCCGCTGACGCCGTCGGTCACGCCCGAGCGGCCGTAATCGACCAGCGCGCCGACCACGATATTGCTGCCGATCTGGTAATCGAAGCCCAGCACGCCCGCGATCTCGGTGCCGCCGGCATCGCCCTGGCAGCCGTTGGCCGGCAGCGAGGTGTGGCCGACGCCGCCGCAGAAGCCGGGCGAGAAGGCGTTGGCACCGGTCGTTGTGCGGACCGTGTCGTTGAACGTGCCGTCGCGGTTGGTATCGAAGATCAGCGTTTCGTTGCGATCCTTGGGCTGCCATGAAAAGCCGAGCCGCATGCCCGCATAGGGGCCGGTCCAGCTGCTGGCGGAGGCGCTATCCTGTGCGAAAGCAGGCGTGGCGGCCGACAAGGTGACGGCAAGCAAGCCGCCGACGACGAACGATTTCATGGCATTCCCCTTTGGCGAATAGGCGTGTTCTACGCATACCCGAGGCAAGCAACGCGCTTGCGGGGAGGGATACTCTTAAATGGATACTTTCGTTCCGGCACTAATCGCGTTGTAATAATCGGGAAATCAAAAACTTTTCCCGATCCTGTGCGTACGCGCGGCGCGGAGCCAGCTGGCGGGACT carries:
- the rnc gene encoding ribonuclease III; its protein translation is MNDDLTAWIESALGHAPRDPALFLRALTHASQTSANYERLEFLGDKVLGVVTAAWLYRIHPDEPEGALSRRLNAVVSRETCAEVGRAIGVPQRLVLGKQARDDGVIHSDNVVGDAVEALIGALFLENGLDAARPFVERAFAPFLGESAPRHPKAALQEWAAANRCRPPVYALERRSGPDHAPRFLVSVALPGKAGAEANGEGASKREAESEAARTLLERLK
- a CDS encoding outer membrane protein, which produces MKSFVVGGLLAVTLSAATPAFAQDSASASSWTGPYAGMRLGFSWQPKDRNETLIFDTNRDGTFNDTVRTTTGANAFSPGFCGGVGHTSLPANGCQGDAGGTEIAGVLGFDYQIGSNIVVGALVDYGRSGVTDGVSGFSTTPANYTFSRTLRGQGSLRARAGYAVAIFDAEPTTLAYATGGLAYGRVRNRFGTTNGANAFIDPKGDDARLNQARDNVWGYTYGGGVEQRIGKFSIGVLYLYTSLKDNDYVVDVQRGAAPVTNPFLLTNATGTFMKRSYSDFNRHSVSVTTSYRF
- the era gene encoding GTPase Era — protein: MTDAPTPAPQTRCGLVSLVGAPNAGKSTLVNALVGQKVAIVSPKPQTTRARLMGIAIAGDTQIMLVDTPGIFEARRRLDRAMVAAAWGGAEDADLLCLVVDAKTGMFRKLEPILEALKARREPKLLILNKVDVTPKEELLALAQSLNETMEFSDIFMVSATTGDGLADLKATLAARMPEGPWHFPEDQVSDATDRMLAAEVTREQLYLQLHAELPYASAVETEKYEERKDGSVAIHQQILVGRDTQKAIVLGKRGVRLKEIGSKAREELATLLGRKVHLFLHVKVNPKWEEDRGLYEEIGLDWVK
- a CDS encoding sugar phosphate isomerase/epimerase family protein, whose protein sequence is MDRLGIDFISVFGMPPVAFVELAADLGVARIGLGPRPLVVNPGVYPDWSLVDDAALRREVKAALAANAVSIAIAEACLLFPGGDVRDTAPALDVLAELGAPCANIASLDPDRQRTFDQCALYAEMAEARGMRSTVEFAPMLGVPDLATARALVRHVDRPGFAILVDMLHLARSGGTTADLLALDPGEVGHIQLCDGLLEWTMDSYMHEAAAERLCPGTGQFPLAEWLAALPGTVSIGLEMPMQARALAGDAPGDWLGPCVTAARALMAEADGLRR
- a CDS encoding aminotransferase class V-fold PLP-dependent enzyme, giving the protein MHDRRAFLGMTGAVALAGAGEASAQGIALEPGFDRAMGDFASAQATFGRLYDIDRTIANFDAAYYGAMTRPVQAIYAEKVGWVNRVNALYLRSAVPGHPRDAELDRSRAEVAGLLGCKTQEIALSTGGTEALYALITNYRLLKAGDAVLLADVDYDEMQYAMEYLKESRGAEVVRFDLPEPMTRANILSAYDRILRDTPRAKLLLLTHLSNRNGLVPPVREIVAMAKARGVDVILDSAQTVGHLDFTVADTGADFIGFSLHKWLAAPLGNGGIYIREGRLGDIAPYLGNRIHDESDIRARVPTGTADIAARLTIPAAVAMHRAIGPKRKLAHLRALRDHWIAGVREVKGLQLMLPDEPDNHGSVSAFRLPGQRDWAQAQAVQKLFLDKYRLLVVAKRGLASGPVLRVTPALFNTTAELDRLIAAIQAERGLFA